GTTCGAACGCAAGGTCCAGCAAAAGGGCCACCGCTATCACAAGGCCTGGACCGAACTGGGCCGTCCGGAAAAAGCCGGTCCGCTGCGCCACCTGCGCGCCAACGGGGCCGATGTACGCGGGTTGCTCACCGGCATTCGCAAGCATTTCCCGGAACTGGAGGAGCGCCTCGACGCACGGCGGATCGCGTCGTGGGAAGGCGGTAACAGCTGGCTCACCGGAACGATCGTGCTGGGCGGATTGATTATCCTGGGCTTCCTGGTGAGCCTTGGCGATTCCGGGAGCAGCGGACCCGATGCGCGCGCGCAGGCACTGGCCGCGACGGTCGCCGACGTCTTCGGACTGCCGCATGATCCCGACTGGCTGCGGCAACACGAGTCCGAACTGACGGACAAACTGGCGGAGAGCGCCCAGTTCACGCCGGACGGCAAGGCGGACCTCACCGCCAGCATGAAGCGGGGTCTCGACATCGTCCGGGGGCGGACCTACCTCGTCGGCCGCCATCTCGAAGGCGACGATTTCGAGACGACGATGCGCCTGCGCCTCGCGCTGCTGAAGACCGCGCAGGCGGACGGCACCGCCGCCTGCCAGATGATGATGACTTTCGCCTCCACCCCGCCGACCACGCTGGTCCCCCTCGAAGTGCGCGGGGCCGAACGCACTTTCTACGCCAGCCTGGCGACGCGCGGGTTGCTCAAGGAGCCGGAAAAGCTCGAAGGCTCCTCGGCCAGCGTTCCGGGCGCACTGGTGGCCAAGGTCATCGCCGCGACGAAGCTGAGCAAGCAGGAGGTCGGCCTGGCCATGCAGGGCAAGAGCAGCGACGCCCACCGCTGCGCCGCCACGGTGGCGCTACTGGAGGCCACGCTCGACTGGAAGGGCGAAGGACGCCGCGCGATACTGCAAACGCTTTAGGCACGGGCGTTCACGCCTCACTCATACACGCTGCGGTACACCGCTGCTCATATAGTGGAACAGGAGAGTGCCTCATGCCGATCCGACCCTTGCCGCTTGTCGCCCTGACCGCCGCCCTGTGCCTTGGCGCGGCCGCCGTCGCCACCTGGCCCGACACCCCCGCCAACGCCGCCGCCTTCCCTGCTCCTCCGGCCGAGAAACCCGGGGTCAAGGGCGATCAGGTCGCCGTGCTGGCCGGCGGATGCTTCTGGGGCATCGAGGGACTGTTCGAACACGTTCGCGGGGTGAAATCCGTGACCGCCGGTTATGCCGGGGGCGTGAAGGCGGATGCCACCTACCGCGCCGTTTCCACCGAAAAGACCGGCCATGCCGAAGCCGTGCGCGTGGTCTACGATCCGTCGCAGGTAAGCTACGGCACCTTGCTCAAGGTGTTCTTCTCGGTCGGCCATGATCCGACGCAGATCAATCGCCAGTTTCCCGATGTCGGCCCCAGCTACCGCTCCTCGATCTTCCCGCAGAACGCCGCGCAGCGCGAAGTCGCAACCAGCTACATCGCGGCGCTGGGCAAGGCGCAGGCATTTTCCAAACCGATCGCCACGAAGATCGAGACAGGCGCCTTCTATCCGGCGGAAAGCTACCATCAGGATTTCCTGCGCAGGAACCCCGATAACGGCTACATCCGTCGCTACGACGCGCCCAAGCTGGCCGCACTGCGCACGACCTGGCCGGCGCTCTATCGATAGGTCCTTGCCCGGGGCGAACCTGCATTCGCAGCTTTGACTTGATTTTCAGGCAAAGCCGGATGTCGATCGACCCCGGATCAGATCGCCAGTCCGGCCGCCCGCGCGCTCGCCCAGGCCCACTGGAAGTTGTAGCCGCCCAGCCAGCCGGTGACGTCCACTGCCTCGCCGATCGCGTAAAGGCCCGGGCTTTTGCGTGCCTCCATCGTCTTGGATGAAAGCTCGGCGGTGTCGATGCCGCCGGCGGTGACTTCGGCTTTGGCAAAGCCTTCCGAGCCATCCGGGACGAACGGCCAGCGCGCCAGCCGCGCCTCGGCCGCGCCCAAGGCCTTGTCGGAAAGGTTGCCGATCTCTCCCTCGATGCCCAGCCGTTCGCACAAGGCATCGGCCAGCCGTTCGGGCAGGCCATCGCCCATCGCCTTGCGGAAGGAGAGGCGCGGCCGCTCGCGCTTCACGGCTTTCAGCCAACCCTCTGGCCGGTCCGGCACGAACTGCGCGGTGACGGTATCGCCGCGCTTCCAGTAGCTGGAAATCTGCAGGATCGAAGGGCCGGAAAGCCCGCGGTGAGTGAACAGCGCCGCCTCGCGAAAGGCCGGCGCCTTGGCCGCACTGGGCCCGCACCGCACGACGATCTCGGTGGAAACGCCCGACAGGTCGCGGAACAGCGTTTCCTCTCCCGGCAGGGTCAGCGGCACCAGCGCCGGGCGCGGCTGCACCACCTTGAGGCCGAACTGGCGCGCGAGGTCATAGGCGAAGGCCGTCGCGCCCATCTTGGGGATCGACGGGCCGCCGGTCGCAATCACCAGCGCCGGAGCGCTCGCGCTGCTCTGGCCGTAATCGACCCGGTAACGCCCATCGGTATACTCGACCCCGCCGACACCGTCGCCGCAGTGGACGGTGACATCGCCCTTGGCGCATTCCTCCAGCAGCATCGCGACGATCTGCTTTGCCGAACCATCGCAGAACAACTGGCCCAGCGTCTTTTCATGCCAGGCGATGTCGTAACCATCGATCAGCGCCAGGAAATCCGCCGGAGTGTAGCGGCTGAGCGCAGACTTGGCGAAATGCGGATTGCTCGCCAGATAGCGGTCCGGCGCGGTGTGCAGGTTGGTGAAATTGCACCGCCCGCCGCCGGAGATAAGGATCTTCTTGCCCGGCTGATCGGCATGGTCGAGCAGCAGAACCCGCTTGCCGCGCTGGCCGGCCGTGGCCGCGCAGAACAGGCCGGCGGCACCGGCGCCCAGGATGATGGCATCGTATTCGTTCATCGCAGAACTCACGCGCCAGCCTCCACCGGCACCAGGTCGAGCGCCAGCGCCTCGGCCACGCGGATACCGTCGACGGCGGCGGAAAGGATGCCCCCGGCGTAGCCCGCGCCTTCGCCCGCCGGGTAAAGCCCACGCGTGTTGAGGCTCTGGAAATCACGGCCGCGCGTGAAGCGCACCGGCGAGGACGTGCGCGTCTCGACCCCGGTCATGACGACGTCGGGGTGATCGTAACCGGGCACCTGCCGGCCGAACACCGGCAGCGCCTCGCGGATCGCCTCGACCACATAGTCCGGCAGGCACTGCGCAAGATCGGTGAGGTGGACGCCGGGCTGATAGCTAGGGATCACCTCACCCAGTTCGGTGGACGCACGGCCGGCAAGGAAATCGCCCAGCTTCTGGCCCGGCGCCTTGTAGGTCGACCCTCCGGCCGTGAAGGCCAGCTTCTCGAACTTGCGCTGCAGGGTGATGCCCGCCAGCGGGTGGCCGGGGAAATCGCGCTCGGGCGTGATGTCGACGACGAGGCCGGAGTTGGCGTTGAATTCGGCGCGCGAATACTGGCTCATCCCGTTGGTGACGACGCCGCCCTCCTCGCTGGACGATGCCACCACGCGCCCGCCCGGACACATGCAGAAGGAATAGACGGTGCGCCCGTTACCGGCCTGGTACGATGTCGCGTAAGACGCCGCGCCGAGGATCGGATTGCCGGCGCAGGGGCCGAAGCGCGCCTTGTCGATCCAGCTTTGCGGATGCTCGATGCGCACGCCGATGGCGAAGGGCTTGGCCTCGACATGGACGCCGCGTTCGTGGAGCACCTCGAATGTGTCGCGCGCGGAGTGGCCCACCGCCATGATGACGTGGCCGGTTTCCAGAAAATCGCCGTCCGAGAGGTGCAGGCCCTTGAGGCGGCGGGTGCCGTCCGCGCCTTCCTCGATGGCGAAATCGTCCACGCGGGTGCTGAAGCGGTATTCGCCGCCCAGCGCCTCGATCGTCTCGCGCATCGACATCACCATGGTGACGAGGCGGAAGGTGCCGATATGCGGATGGGCCTCGGTCAGGATGTCATCGGGCGCGCCGGCCTTGACGAATTCGGTCAGGACCTTGCGGCCCAGATGACGCGAATCCTTGATGCGGCTGTACAGCTTGCCGTCGGAGAAAGTGCCTGCCCCGCCCTCGCCGAACTGGACATTGCTTTCCGGGTTCAATTCCGAGCGGCGCCACAGGCCCCAGGTATCCTGGGTCCGTTCACGCACCGCCTTGCCGCGTTCGATGATGATCGGTCTGAGGCCCATCTGCGCCAGCACCAGCGCGGCAAGAAGGCCGCACGGCCCCGCCCCGATCACCACCGGACGCGGGCCCGCATAGCCTTCGGGCGCACGGGTGACGAACTTGTAGGCGGTGTCAGGCGCAGGCCGCACATGCTGGTCGCCGACAAAGCGGGCGAGCACATCGGGTTCATCGCGCACTTCGACGTCGAGCGAGTAGATCAGCTTGATCGCGTTCTTGCGCCGGGCATCGTTGCCCCGGCGCACCACGGTCACCCGTTCAAGGTCGGTGGGCGCGATTTCCAGGCGGGAGACTACCGCCGCGTCGAGGTCGGCGGGGGTGTGGTCAAGGGGCAGGGCAAGATCGGTCAGGCGAAGCATCGCAGCGCCTTTATACATTCATGCCGCCCAGCGCCATCGCCGCCTTTCAGGGACGGCGGGCGCGAGAGAGCAGGCAATAAAACGGCTGGACTGTTCTCGGACGGGTAGCGGGGCCAATCGACAATCCACACCGTCATCCTGAACTCGTTTCAGGATCCATCTATCCGGTCGGGCGGCAGTGTTGATTGCAAGATGGACCCTGAACCGAGTTCAGGGTGACGTGGCGGGATGTCCGACGGCTGCGTTATTCGAGAAAGCTAAATGCCCCACTTCCCTTAACCCGCCAGCTTGCAGGTCCGGCGGTAGAGCAGCGCCGTCAGCGCGAAGAACAGCGCGGTGCCGCCTACCAGCGCAGGAACCTCGAAGCCCTCGCCCACCAGCGCCAGCGGTGCATCGCTGCCCGATGCGGCGACGATGCCGGCGAACGTCACGCCCCACAGGCTCTCGCCCACGATCAGGCCCGTTGCCGTCAGCACGCCCATGCGCAGCGCGAATTCCGGGTCCCTGCGGCGCCCGGCCCAGCTTTCGTAGAAATGGCCCAGCACCGATCCGATGACGACGGGCAGGATCGCGGCCATCGGCAGGTAGATGCCGATACCCACGCCCAGCGGCGGCAGGCGCAGCTTGCCGAGCGCGCCCAGCACTTCATCGAGGATCACGAAGACCACTCCGGCCGCAGCGCCCCAGCCGATCATCGTCCAGTTGAGATCGCCGCCCAGCACGCCCTTGGCCAGCGACGAGATCAGCGCGGCCTGCGGTGCGGGCAGCGCATTGGGTCCGGCGCCCGGCATCCCGGCGAAACCGAAGGCGGTGTTGAGCAGGTCCAGCACCGGCGGGATCACCAGCGAGCCGAAGATCACGCCGATCACCAGCGCGACCTGCTGCTTCCACGGCGTGGCGCCGACCAGCTGCCCGGTCTTGAGGTCCTGAAGATTGTCGTTCGAAATCGTCGCCACGCCAAAGACCACGCCGGTGACGATCAGCGCATAAGCGACCAGCGCCTCGGTCGTCGCGGCGCCCTGCTCACGGCCGAACAGGCCCACCAGCATCAGCGATGCCGCGACGACGGACAGGATGCCGATGCCTGAAACCGGCGAGTTCGAGGCCCCGATCAGGCCCGCCATATAGCCGCAGACCGCCGCGATCATCAGCCCGAAAACAACGATGAAGGCCACCGCGCCGGCGATCAGCGCCACTTCGCTGCCCGCCAGCGGACCGCCGGCGATGACGGTCCACAGCAGGATCGCGATCGGCACCAGCATCGCCAGCGACCCGAAAAACACCGCCGAGATCGGCAGGTCGCGCTCCTCCAGCGCCAGCGCCTCGCCCGAATGACGCGCGCGGCTGGCCGCCATGGCGGAACGGATGCCGCCCACCACCGGCCCGGCGATACGCAGCAGGGTCCACACCGCCGCGACGCCGATCACGCCCGCCCCGAAAAAGCGCACGTCGGCGGAGAATACGCTCCCGGCCCAGGCGGCGACATCGCCGCTCTGCGGGTTCTGCGCGGTCAGGATCGGCAGCAGCACCCACCAGCCGATGGCAAGGCCAAGGAACATCGCCATGCCCACCGAAAGGCCGACCAGATGCCCGACGCCCAGCAGGGCAAAGGAAAGCCCGCCCGAAATGCCGGTCGCGCCCGAACCGGCGCGGAACCACACGGCGGCTTCGCCCACCACCAGCCGCGTCTGGGTGAGGATCGCGAAGCCGACCGAGGCCAGCGAATTCCAGATCAGCACCGACAGCCCCTTGGCGCTTTCCTCGGCCCCTTCGCGTGAACCGGAACCGATGCGCAGCACTTCGGCGGCGGCATGACCTTCGGGATAGGGCAGCGGTGTATCGACCACCAGCGCCCGGCGCAGCGGCACCGAGAACAACACGCCCAGGATGCCGCCGGTGCCGGTGATCGCGGCGGTGGTCCAGTAGGGGAAGCCTTGCCACCAGCCGATCATGACCAGGCCGGGCAGCACGAAGATGATCGCCGCCAGAGTGCCCGCCGCGCTGGCGACGGTCTGGACGATGTTGTTCTCCCAGATCGTCGAATCGCGAAATCCGCGCAGGATCGCCATCGAGATGACCGCAGCCGGGATCGAGGTGGCGAAAGTCAGCCCGACCTTGAGGCCGAGATAGACGTTGGCGGCAGTGAACAGCAGCGTGATAAGCCCGCCCAGAACGACGGCGCGGAAAGTCAGCTCTCTGGCAGAGCGTGCCCCTGCCTGTGCCTGTACCGTTTCGCCTGCCATCGTGTCCTGCCTGCCTGTCTGAACTTGCGGGCGTTCTTGGCATGGCGGCAAGGATCGCGACAGCGCAAATCGCACGGGCGGCGATGTGCGATTTTTTGCCTGCCACGCGAAAAGGTCGTGCCTGTTTCACGACCCCGTCACATCGCGCCCGGATAAGGGCCGACCATGGATAATTCGACGCGATCTGTGTCCGGGCCTAACCCGGCGGGAGGAATACGTGGCACGGCGCCGCTGCGGGTGATCGTGCTTGCCGGCGGGAAAGCCGGTGCGGACCCGTTGGCGCAGGCTTTCGGCATGTCGCACCGCTGCCTGATCCCTCTGGCCGGGCGCCCTCTGGTGGCCCACGTATTGCAGATCGCCGCGCTCCATCCCGCCGTCGAAAGCCTGGCCGTATCGGTTGAGCGCGAGGCCTTCGATGGTCTGTTCGACGTCCTTTCGCAGCTTCCCGGCCGCGGCATCGTCAAGCTGGTGGAAGCGCGCGAGAACATCGTCGACAGCGTTCAGGCCGCAGCGCAGGGCTGGGACGGCCCGCTGCTCATCACCACTGCCGACCACGCCTTGCTTTCCGCTGGATCGATCGACGCCATGATCGATGCGCTGGGCGCTGCCGGCGGGGCGAAGGTCGCCGTCGCCATGGCCCGCCGCGAAACCGTGCGCAGCGCCAACCCGGACGACACCCTGCTGTTCCACGAATTCGCCGACGATGCCTATGCCAGCTGCAACCTCTACGCGCTGGCCGGACCCGATGCGCTGGCCGCAGCCCAGGTGTTTCGCGGCGGCGGGCAGTTCGCCGGCAATGCCTGGCGGGTGATGCGCGCCTTCGGATTCGTCAATCTGGTGCTGCTGCGACTGCGCGCGGTGACGCTGGCCGATGCCATGGTCCGCGTCTCCGCCCGGCTGGGCCTGCGCATCGCGCCGGTAGTGCTGGACGACGGATCGCAGGCGCTCGACGTCGACGACGTGAACACCCATGCGCTGGCCGAACGCCTCCTCGAAGCGCGCGCCGGGCTGGCCGGCGCGGCCTCGAAGAACCCTGCGGAAACGTGGCGAGCGCTGGGCTAGCTGCTTGGAGACCGTTGAGAATGGGCTTTGCCCATTCTGCCGCAACAGCCCACTCCCCCACCCGGCCACCCAACGGCAGTACTCTATGGGTGGCCGGGTGGGGGAGTGGGCTGTTGCCGCATTCAAAATGCGCTCTTCTGCGCATTTTGAAACGGTCTCTTAGAACTTCACCCCCACCCGCGCATAATAGAACCCGCCGTTGAGCCCGAACGGCGCGAACCCGCCGTATTGGCCGGAGCCGTCGAAAGCGATGGC
The DNA window shown above is from Novosphingobium sp. P6W and carries:
- the msrA gene encoding peptide-methionine (S)-S-oxide reductase MsrA — its product is MPIRPLPLVALTAALCLGAAAVATWPDTPANAAAFPAPPAEKPGVKGDQVAVLAGGCFWGIEGLFEHVRGVKSVTAGYAGGVKADATYRAVSTEKTGHAEAVRVVYDPSQVSYGTLLKVFFSVGHDPTQINRQFPDVGPSYRSSIFPQNAAQREVATSYIAALGKAQAFSKPIATKIETGAFYPAESYHQDFLRRNPDNGYIRRYDAPKLAALRTTWPALYR
- a CDS encoding NAD(P)/FAD-dependent oxidoreductase → MLRLTDLALPLDHTPADLDAAVVSRLEIAPTDLERVTVVRRGNDARRKNAIKLIYSLDVEVRDEPDVLARFVGDQHVRPAPDTAYKFVTRAPEGYAGPRPVVIGAGPCGLLAALVLAQMGLRPIIIERGKAVRERTQDTWGLWRRSELNPESNVQFGEGGAGTFSDGKLYSRIKDSRHLGRKVLTEFVKAGAPDDILTEAHPHIGTFRLVTMVMSMRETIEALGGEYRFSTRVDDFAIEEGADGTRRLKGLHLSDGDFLETGHVIMAVGHSARDTFEVLHERGVHVEAKPFAIGVRIEHPQSWIDKARFGPCAGNPILGAASYATSYQAGNGRTVYSFCMCPGGRVVASSSEEGGVVTNGMSQYSRAEFNANSGLVVDITPERDFPGHPLAGITLQRKFEKLAFTAGGSTYKAPGQKLGDFLAGRASTELGEVIPSYQPGVHLTDLAQCLPDYVVEAIREALPVFGRQVPGYDHPDVVMTGVETRTSSPVRFTRGRDFQSLNTRGLYPAGEGAGYAGGILSAAVDGIRVAEALALDLVPVEAGA
- a CDS encoding NAD(P)/FAD-dependent oxidoreductase, translating into MNEYDAIILGAGAAGLFCAATAGQRGKRVLLLDHADQPGKKILISGGGRCNFTNLHTAPDRYLASNPHFAKSALSRYTPADFLALIDGYDIAWHEKTLGQLFCDGSAKQIVAMLLEECAKGDVTVHCGDGVGGVEYTDGRYRVDYGQSSASAPALVIATGGPSIPKMGATAFAYDLARQFGLKVVQPRPALVPLTLPGEETLFRDLSGVSTEIVVRCGPSAAKAPAFREAALFTHRGLSGPSILQISSYWKRGDTVTAQFVPDRPEGWLKAVKRERPRLSFRKAMGDGLPERLADALCERLGIEGEIGNLSDKALGAAEARLARWPFVPDGSEGFAKAEVTAGGIDTAELSSKTMEARKSPGLYAIGEAVDVTGWLGGYNFQWAWASARAAGLAI
- a CDS encoding NTP transferase domain-containing protein; this encodes MDNSTRSVSGPNPAGGIRGTAPLRVIVLAGGKAGADPLAQAFGMSHRCLIPLAGRPLVAHVLQIAALHPAVESLAVSVEREAFDGLFDVLSQLPGRGIVKLVEARENIVDSVQAAAQGWDGPLLITTADHALLSAGSIDAMIDALGAAGGAKVAVAMARRETVRSANPDDTLLFHEFADDAYASCNLYALAGPDALAAAQVFRGGGQFAGNAWRVMRAFGFVNLVLLRLRAVTLADAMVRVSARLGLRIAPVVLDDGSQALDVDDVNTHALAERLLEARAGLAGAASKNPAETWRALG
- a CDS encoding OPT family oligopeptide transporter codes for the protein MAGETVQAQAGARSARELTFRAVVLGGLITLLFTAANVYLGLKVGLTFATSIPAAVISMAILRGFRDSTIWENNIVQTVASAAGTLAAIIFVLPGLVMIGWWQGFPYWTTAAITGTGGILGVLFSVPLRRALVVDTPLPYPEGHAAAEVLRIGSGSREGAEESAKGLSVLIWNSLASVGFAILTQTRLVVGEAAVWFRAGSGATGISGGLSFALLGVGHLVGLSVGMAMFLGLAIGWWVLLPILTAQNPQSGDVAAWAGSVFSADVRFFGAGVIGVAAVWTLLRIAGPVVGGIRSAMAASRARHSGEALALEERDLPISAVFFGSLAMLVPIAILLWTVIAGGPLAGSEVALIAGAVAFIVVFGLMIAAVCGYMAGLIGASNSPVSGIGILSVVAASLMLVGLFGREQGAATTEALVAYALIVTGVVFGVATISNDNLQDLKTGQLVGATPWKQQVALVIGVIFGSLVIPPVLDLLNTAFGFAGMPGAGPNALPAPQAALISSLAKGVLGGDLNWTMIGWGAAAGVVFVILDEVLGALGKLRLPPLGVGIGIYLPMAAILPVVIGSVLGHFYESWAGRRRDPEFALRMGVLTATGLIVGESLWGVTFAGIVAASGSDAPLALVGEGFEVPALVGGTALFFALTALLYRRTCKLAG